A region from the Aegilops tauschii subsp. strangulata cultivar AL8/78 chromosome 5, Aet v6.0, whole genome shotgun sequence genome encodes:
- the LOC109779828 gene encoding uncharacterized protein, with translation MASSKPLALLLLVALSATAMSAAGQGCDGHKVTVQNLCGHDLNLGINAVANSKMLFPNGWLLPNGKHESFDVCAWSGSVSAQGAAVAKFHIGHEGGAYYEVSTDQASMPIRVSVTPHGSPLQGHCPTAGCNSGNHCFEHSVPGGNCHGVSEIKIIYYNP, from the coding sequence ATGGCGTCCTCCAAGCCCCTTGCCCTCCTGCTACTCGTGGCTCTGTCGGCGACGGCCATGTCCGCTGCCGGTCAAGGCTGCGACGGCCACAAGGTGACGGTGCAGAACCTGTGTGGCCACGACCTCAACCTGGGCATCAACGCGGTCGCGAACAGCAAGATGCTCTTCCCCAACGGGTGGCTGCTCCCCAACGGGAAGCACGAGTCGTTCGACGTGTGCGCGTGGTCGGGGAGCGTGTCGGCGCAGGGCGCCGCCGTGGCCAAGTTCCACATCGGCCATGAGGGCGGTGCGTACTACGAGGTGAGCACCGACCAGGCGAGCATGCCCATCCGCGTCTCCGTCACCCCGCACGGCAGCCCGCTGCAGGGCCACTGCCCCACCGCCGGGTGCAACAGCGGCAACCACTGCTTCGAGCACTCCGTCCCCGGCGGCAACTGCCATGGCGTCTCCGAGATCAAGATCATCTACTACAACCCATAG
- the LOC109779830 gene encoding importin subunit beta-1 encodes MSLDVTQILLSAQSADGSIRKHAEESLKQFQEQNLPGFLLSLSSELANNEKPEESRRLAGLILKNALDAKEQHRKSELFQRWLALDSGVKAQIKALLLQTLSSPVASARSTSSQVIAKIAGIEIPQKQWPELIGSLLSNIHQVQPNVKQATLETLGYLCEEVSPEAVDQDQVNKILTAVVQGMNASEGNSEVRLAATRALYNALGFAQVNFSNDMERDYIMRVVCEATQSPEVKIRQAAFECLVAISSTYYDKLATYMQDIFNITAKAVRGDEESVALQAIEFWSSICDEEIDILDEYSSEFTADSDVPCYYFIKQALPALVPMLLETLLKQEEDQDLDEGAWNLAMAGGTCLGLVARTVGDDVVPLVMPFVEENITKPEWRQREAATYAFGSILEGPSADKLAPLVNVALNFMLSALLKDPNNHVKDTTAWTLGRIFEFLHGSALETAPVITAENCQQILTVLLQSMKDVPNVAEKACGALYFLAQGYVDAGSASPLAPFFQDIIQSLIVTSHREDAGESRLRTAAYETLNEVVRCSTEETAPIVLQLIPVIMMELHQTLEAGKLSTDEREKRSDLQGLLCGCLQVIIQKLGGMESTKFAFLQYADQMMDLFLRVFACRNATVHEEAMLAIGALAYAAGSNFAKYMAQFYQYLEMGLQNFEEYQVCAITVGVVGDLCRALEDKILPYCDGIMTQLLKDLSSNQLHRSVKPPIFSCFGDIALAIGENFEKYLIYAMPMLQSAADLSAHATAADEEMLDYTNQLRNGILEAYSGILQGFKGSPKMQLLMPYAPHILQFLDALHNGKDMDDSVMKTAIGVLGDLADTLGVHAGPLINQSTSSKEFLDECLSSDDPLVKESADWARIAITRAVSG; translated from the exons ATGTCGTTGGATGTTACTCAAATACTCTTGAGTGCACAATCTGCTGATGGCTCGATTAGGAAGCATGCTGAAGAAAGCCTCAAGCAGTTTCAGGAGCAAAACCTCCCAGGTTTCTTGCTCTCCCTTTCAAGTGAGTTGGCAAATAACGAGAAACCTGAAGAGAGCCGCAGGTTGGCTGGTTTGATCCTTAAGAATGCACTGGATGCAAAGGAGCAGCACAGGAAGAGTGAACTTTTCCAGAGATGGCTGGCACTGGATTCTGGTGTCAAGGCACAAATTAAAGCGTTGCTGCTGCAAACTCTCTCATCTCCTGTTGCAAGTGCCAGATCTACATCTTCTCAAGTCATCGCAAAGATTGCTGGCATTGAGATCCCTCAGAAGCAATGGCCTGAGCTTATAGGATCATTGCTCTCAAACATACATCAGGTCCAGCCTAATGTCAAGCAGGCGACGCTCGAGACACTTGGCTATTTATGTGAGGAAGTTTCTCCAGAAGCTGTTGACCAAGACCAAGTCAACAAGATACTTACAGCTGTTGTTCAGGGTATGAATGCTTCTGAAGGGAACTCTGAAGTGAGACTTGCGGCCACACGGGCATTGTATAATGCATTGGGCTTTGCTCAGGTTAACTTCTCCAATGACATGGAGCGTGATTATATCATGAGAGTCGTATGCGAAGCAACACAGTCACCAGAGGTGAAGATAAGACAGGCCGCCTTTGAGTGTTTGGTGGCTATTTCATCAACTTATTACGATAAGCTGGCCACATACATGCAGGACATATTTAATATTACTGCAAAGGCCGTGAGAGGAGATGAGGAGTCAGTTGCACTTCAGGCCATTGAATTTTGGAGCTCCATATGTGATGAGGAAATCGACATTTTGGACGAGTACAGTAGTGAGTTTACAGCTGATTCTGATGTTCCTTGCTACTATTTTATCAAGCAAGCTCTTCCTGCCTTAGTGCCAATGCTGCTGGAGACTCTCCTCAAGCAGGAGGAAGACCAAGACTTGGATGAAGGTGCTTGGAACCTTGCAATGGCTGGTGGTACTTGTTTGGGTCTGGTGGCGAGGACTGTTGGTGATGACGTTGTTCCTCTTGTGATGCCCTTTGTTGAGGAGAACATAACGAAACCTGAATGGAGACAAAGAGAGGCTGCAACATATGCTTTTGGATCCATTCTGGAGGGTCCATCAGCTGATAAACTGGCCCCTCTAGTTAATGTCGCCTTGAATTTTATGTTGTCTGCGTTGTTGAAGGACCCAAATAACCATGTGAAGGACACCACTGCTTGGACCCTCGGAAGAATATTTGAGTTTCTTCATGGTTCTGCCCTTGAAACTGCTCCTGTTATTACAGCTGAGAACTGCCAGCAAATACTTACTGTGCTACTTCAAAGCATGAAGGATGTCCCAAATGTGGCAGAAAAGGCATGTGGGGCACTCTATTTCCTTGCTCAAGGCTATGTGGATGCTGGATCGGCGTCACCATTAGCCCCTTTCTTCCAAGATATTATTCAGAGCCTTATTGTGACCAGTCACAGAGAAGATGCTGGAGAATCCAGGCTGCGTACCGCAGCTTATGAAACTCTAAATGAAGTTGTCAGGTGCTCCACCGAGGAGACAGCTCCTATTGTTTTGCAGCTGATACCAGTGATTATGATGGAACTCCATCAGACACTTGAAGCAGGAAAGTTGTCAACTGACGAGAGGGAGAAGCGGAGCGATCTGCAGGGCCTTCTCTGTGGTTGCTTGCAGGTCATTATCCAGAAGTTGGGAGGGATGGAGTCAACAAAGTTTGCCTTCTTGCAGTATGCGGATCAGATGATGGATCTATTTTTGAGAGTTTTTGCTTGTCGAAATGCCACGGTGCATGAGGAGGCTATGCTTGCTATTGGTGCATTGGCATATGCAGCCGGTTCAAACTTCGCAAAGTACATGGCACAATTCTACCAGTACTTGGAAATGGGACTTCAGAACTTTGAAGAGTATCAGGTATGTGCTATTACAGTGGGTGTTGTGGGTGACCTGTGCAGGGCACTGGAGGACAAAATCTTACCATACTGTGACGGCATCATGACCCAGCTCCTGAAAGATCTATCCAGCAATCAGTTACACAGATCTGTAAAACCACCTATATTCTCGTGCTTTGGTGATATTGCACTGGCAATTGGGGAGAACTTTGAGAAGTATTTGATCTATGCGATGCCCATGCTACAAAGTGCAGCAGATTTGTCGGCGCATGCAACTGCAGCTGATGAGGAAATGCTCGACTACACCAATCAATTAAGGAATGGCATCTTGGAGGCCTACTCTGGCATTCTTCAAGGATTCAAGGGTTCCCCTAAGATGCAGTTACTGATGCCGTATGCTCCACATATTCTTCAGTTCCTTGACGCTCTTCATAATGGCAAGGATAT GGATGATTCTGTGATGAAGACTGCAATAGGTGTCTTGGGAGATCTGGCAGACACATTGGGTGTACATGCTGGTCCCTTGATCAATCAATCGACCTCAAGCAAGGAATTTTTGGATGAGTGCTTATCATCCGATGATCCTCTGGTCAAAGAATCAGCTGACTGGGCAAGGATTGCAATCACCCGTGCAGTTTCAGGTTGA